A genomic region of Eucalyptus grandis isolate ANBG69807.140 chromosome 5, ASM1654582v1, whole genome shotgun sequence contains the following coding sequences:
- the LOC104446390 gene encoding uncharacterized protein LOC104446390: MREILARAGAKHGRGRSNTPGSSLVSVDDDDIEGATSHQSDGEQATSAPQSPSRLPSKNLKREKESMGDIRNALLVVAALITSTTYQAVLQPPSFIPKVDNNCTKGFQGYHVSLKTGPHGRDLVYILFMSGNTFGFLVSVQMIICLTRDLPVRLPLLLSMTALVQTYYCFTYYLPFTLQDKTCGLKNVELLSMLPVTMSILLLLAQRQLARALNVCLERLSRFNLLGDMYSLRTQSSVVNQEKESIGDVRNTLLVVATLIASTTYQAVLQPPRFTIKVSDNSMEGFLAYYSSWVTHPLGRDMVYISFISGNTFGLLLSIQMIIRLTRNHPVRLPLLLSVTALVQTYYCFTYFLPFTLLNKASGLKNVELLSVIPVTMSILLLLAQRWLALALDVWLKQLSGFNFQGDMYSLRTQSFIVNQEKESIGDMRNSLLVVAALIASTTYQAVLQPPSFTTEVTDDSAKGFLAYYSSWVTHPLGRDIAYIGFISGNTFGLLLSIQMIICLTRNVPVRLPLLLSMTALVQTYYCFTYYLPFTLLKKVYGLKNVELLSVLPVMMSILLLLAQKWLALALDLWLKKLSGFNFQGDMYSLRTQVVNEREMRDILARARAKHGRAISNSSASSLDSVEDQSDCEPVTNSKNLNKEKESLGNKRSALLAVATLIASMTYQSVLQPPSFTTEVNENSREGFLAYYASWVTRPLGRDIAFIGFISGNTFGLLLSIQMIICLTRDLPVRLLLLLSVTALVQTYYCITYYLPFTLLDKAFGLKNVELLSVLLVTVSILLLLAQRQLALALDVWLEWLSGFNFLGDMYSLRTQSVIVNDRESRDILSQARAEHERGRSISPASRPLSEEDQSDGEPVTNAPQSLSRSPSNNLKKEKESMSDLRNALLVVATLVASATYQAVLQPPSFMIKVDSSSMKGFLTSYASWMTGPLGSHLAYIAFMNGNTFGFLVSVQTIICLTRDLPVRLPLLLSMTAMVQTYYCLTYYLPFTLPGKAFGLKNVDLLSVLLVTVSILLLLAQRQLALALDLSLKRLSRFDFVGDIYSLRTQSVIVNDRKSGEILSRAGAEHERGRSMSPASRLLSEEDQSDGEPVTNAPQSFCAV; the protein is encoded by the coding sequence ATGAGAGAAATTCTCGCACGAGCTGGAGCCAAACacggaagaggaagatcaaacACGCCTGGTTCATCACTGGTCTCGGTGGACGACGACGATATCGAGGGAGCTACCAGTCATCAATCAGATGGGGAACAAGCAACGAGTGCTCCTCAATCACCATCACGTTTGCCatcgaaaaatttgaaaagagaaaaagagtcGATGGGTGACATACGCAATGCGCTGCTGGTCGTCGCCGCGCTCATTACTAGCACCACCTACCAAGCCGTGCTTCAGCCTCCAAGCTTTATTCCAAAAGTCGATAATAATTGCACAAAAGGCTTCCAGGGATACCATGTATCTTTAAAAACTGGTCCTCATGGCAGGGACTTAGTGTACATCCTCTTCATGAGCGGCAACACATTCGGATTCTTGGTGTCGGTCCAGATGATCATTTGCCTCACCCGAGATCTCCCTGTCAGGCTGCCATTGTTGCTTTCCATGACCGCACTGGTTCAAACTTACTATTGCTTCACGTATTACCTGCCATTCACATTACAGGACAAAACATGTGGTCTAAAAAACGTGGAATTGTTAAGCATGCTCCCGGTAACGATGTCAATTCTTCTTCTACTGGCACAGAGGCAGTTGGCACGAGCTTTAAATGTTTGCTTGGAAAGGCTTTCTCGGTTTAACCTTCTAGGGGATATGTACAGTCTGAGGACCCAATCCTCCGTTGTTAACCAAGAAAAAGAGTCAATAGGCGACGTGCGTAACACCCTGCTAGTCGTTGCCACGCTCATTGCAAGCACGACCTACCAAGCTGTGCTTCAGCCTCCAAGATTTACAATAAAAGTTTCTGATAATTCAATGGAAGGCTTCCTTGCATATTATTCTTCTTGGGTGACTCATCCTCTTGGCAGGGACATGGTGTACATTAGCTTCATAAGCGGCAACACATTTGGACTCTTGCTGTCGATCCAGATGATCATTCGCCTCACCAGAAATCACCCCGTCAGGCTGCCGCTGTTGCTGTCTGTGACTGCACTGGTGCAAACTTACTATTGCTTCACGTATTTCCTGCCGTTCACCTTACTGAACAAAGCATCTGGTCTGAAAAATGTCGAATTGTTGAGTGTGATACCGGTAACAATGTCGATTCTTCTTCTACTGGCACAGAGGTGGTTGGCGCTAGCTTTAGATGTTTGGTTGAAACAGCTTTCTGGGTTTAATTTCCAAGGGGATATGTACAGTCTAAGGACCCAATCCTTCATTGTCAACCAAGAAAAAGAGTCAATAGGCGACATGCGTAACTCCCTGCTAGTCGTTGCCGCGCTCATTGCAAGCACGACCTACCAAGCTGTGCTTCAGCCTCCAAGCTTTACGACAGAAGTCACTGATGATTCAGCGAAAGGCTTCCTTGCATACTATTCTTCTTGGGTGACTCATCCTCTTGGCAGGGACATAGCGTACATTGGCTTCATAAGCGGCAACACGTTTGGACTCTTGCTGTCAATCCAGATGATCATTTGCCTCACCAGAAATGTCCCCGTCAGGCTGCCGTTGTTGCTTTCCATGACCGCACTGGTTCAAACTTACTATTGCTTCACGTATTACCTGCCATTCACCTTACTAAAAAAAGTGTATGGTCTGAAAAACGTGGAATTGTTGAGTGTGCTGCCGGTAATGATGTCGATTCTTCTTCTATTGGCACAGAAGTGGTTGGCGCTAGCTTTAGATTTGTGGTTGAAAAAGCTTTCTGGGTTTAACTTCCAAGGGGATATGTACAGTCTAAGGACCCAAGTTGttaatgagagagagatgagagataTTCTCGCACGAGCTCGAGCCAAACATGGAAGAGCAATATCAAACTCATCTGCTTCAAGCCTAGACTCGGTGGAAGATCAATCAGATTGTGAACCAgtcacaaattcaaaaaatttgaacaaagaaaaagagtcgCTAGGTAACAAACGCAGTGCTCTGCTAGCTGTCGCCACACTCATTGCAAGCATGACCTACCAATCCGTGCTTCAGCCTCCAAGCTTTACGACAGAAGTCAATGAAAATTCAAGGGAAGGCTTCCTTGCATACTATGCATCTTGGGTGACTCGACCTCTTGGCAGGGACATCGCGTTCATTGGCTTCATAAGCGGCAATACATTTGGACTCTTGCTGTCAATCCAGATGATCATTTGCCTCACTAGAGATCTCCCAGTCAGGCTGCTACTGTTACTCTCTGTGACTGCACTGGTTCAAACTTACTATTGCATCACGTATTACCTTCCGTTCACATTACTGGACAAAGCATTTGGTCTGAAAAACGTGGAATTGTTGAGCGTGCTGCTGGTAACTGTGTCCATTCTTCTTCTACTGGCACAGAGGCAGTTGGCGCTAGCTCTAGATGTTTGGTTGGAATGGCTTTCTGGTTTTAACTTCCTGGGGGATATGTACAGTCTAAGGACCCAATCCGTCATTGTTAATGATAGAGAGAGCAGAGACATTCTCTCACAAGCTAGAGCTGAACacgaaagaggaagatcaatcTCGCCCGCTTCAAGACCACTCTCAGAGGAAGATCAATCAGATGGTGAACCAGTCACAAATGCTCCTCAATCATTATCACGTTCCCCATCgaataatttgaagaaagaaaaagagtcgATGAGTGACTTACGCAATGCCCTCCTGGTCGTTGCCACGCTCGTCGCAAGCGCGACCTACCAAGCTGTGCTTCAGCCTCCAAGCTTTATGATAAAAGTCGACAGTAGTTCCATGAAAGGCTTCCTCACATCCTATGCATCTTGGATGACTGGTCCTCTTGGCAGTCACTTAGCGTACATTGCCTTCATGAATGGCAACACATTTGGATTCTTGGTGTCAGTTCAGACGATCATTTGCCTTACCAGAGATCTCCCCGTCAGGCTGCCACTATTGCTATCTATGACCGCAATGGTTCAAACTTACTATTGCCTCACCTATTACCTGCCATTCACCTTACCGGGCAAAGCGTTTGGACTGAAGAACGTGGACTTGTTGAGCGTGCTGCTGGTAACTGTGTCGATTCTTCTTCTATTGGCACAGAGGCAATTGGCGCTAGCTCTAGATCTTTCGTTGAAAAGACTTTCTAGGTTTGACTTCGTGGGGGATATTTACAGTCTAAGGACCCAATCCGTCATCGTTAATGATAGAAAGAGCGGAGAAATTCTCTCACGAGCAGGAGCCGAACacgaaagaggaagatcaatgTCGCCTGCTTCAAGACTACTCTCAGAGGAAGATCAATCAGATGGTGAACCAGTCACAAATGCTCCGCAATCATTTTGTGCAGTATAA
- the LOC104446401 gene encoding TMV resistance protein N — protein MGWKDKALTGITAAAGFLCLTLAPTWSMAFLILFGMIRLAPVAAGKMTRRNQASAADDTARAHEQAPAADDTARAHEQAPAADDTSRAHEQAHVIDVDKPSTLADAAAGKPESSSTSSSLPRFKYDVFLNFSDSDTGDRFADHLFRQLVNWGIRVFDGRCDPSPGKELWPEFKEAIEQSWISIAIFSKGFASSTFCLKELVEMWECRKTNGQTIIPIFYDVFRSEVRHQIGAYEEAFLSHKKKQRVDSGTIEIETMGGSCFHFWGEGKLAEEVVAAVKRLLREDYQRASYADDKLVGIDHHVQGMMKKLGVAYHEGRAIKVQGAEVRGVEIWGEQGVGKTTLAKAVFHKMHKLFDTHSFLEIRSEGVQILRAKLIADLKNQIPAPHESSSEETEEIASLCHDKKVLIVLDGVDKDEQIKALAGKLTWFGPGSRIIVTTNKKNIFKAFDVGAVEEHTVKPMDQRHAHKLFCLHAFQGDAARDVSEYFGLSLDIAEAIGGFPSEIVRQASSLREEMNMTRWKTTLGLLQEKAKSRKKPRAFQVSYRGGSERESSI, from the exons ATGGGTTGGAAGGACAAGGCTTTGACGGGGATAACAGCGGCTGCTGGGTTTCTGTGTCTCACGTTGGCCCCGACTTGGTCCATGGCGTTTCTGATTTTGTTCGGAATGATTCGTCTTGCACCTGTTGCTGCTGGAAAAATGACGAGAAGAAACCAGGCTTCTGCAGCTGATGATACGGCCCGTGCCCATGAACAGGCTCCTGCAGCTGATGATACGGCTCGTGCCCATGAACAGGCTCCTGCAGCTGATGATACGTCTCGTGCCCATGAACAGGCTCATGTTATTGATGTTGACAAGCCATCGACTCTTGCAGATGCTGCTGCTGGAAAGCCG GaatcatcttcaacctcatcGTCATTGCCTAGATTCAAGTATGATGTATTCTTGAATTTCAGCGATTCAGATACTGGCGATAGATTCGCGGATCACCTTTTTAGACAACTGGTTAATTGGGGGATCAGGGTCTTCGATGGTAGATGTGACCCCTCTCCTGGAAAAGAGCTCTGGCCGGAATTTAAAGAGGCGATCGAGCAGTCGTGGATCTCAATAGCCATCTTTTCCAAAGGTTTTGCTTCCAGTACATTTTGCCTCAAGGAGCTGGTAGAAATGTGGGAGTGCAGAAAAACAAATGGACAGACTATAATCCcgattttctatgatgtttttCGCTCGGAAGTAAGACACCAGATAGGGGCCTATGAAGAAGCCTTTTTGAGTCATAAGAAGAAACAGCGAGTCGACTCAGGTACCATCGAAATCGAAACAATGGGTGGGTCATGCTTTCACTTctg GGGCGAGGGCAAGCTCGCAGAAGAAGTTGTTGCAGCTGTGAAGCGATTGTTGAGGGAGGATTACCAACGTGCGTCATATGCGGACGACAAACTGGTTGGAATTGATCATCATGTTCAAGGGATGATGAAAAAGCTTGGTGTTGCCTACCACGAGGGTCGAGCGATCAAAGTACAAGGAGCAGAGGTACGCGGTGTTGAAATATGGGGTGAGCAAGGTGTCGGAAAGACTACCCTTGCAAAGGCTGTTTTTCACAAGATGCATAAATTGTTTGATACACATAGCTTCCTAGAAATTAGGTCGGAAGGAGTTCAAATTTTACGAGCTAAGTTGATTGCTGACCTTAAAAATCAAATACCTGCACCGCATGAATCTTCCAGTGAAGAGACTGAAGAAATAGCAAGTTTAtgtcatgataagaaggttctcATTGTGCTTGACGGTGTGGACAAGGATGAACAAATTAAAGCATTGGCCGGGAAGCTTACTTGGTTTGGTCCGGGAAGTAGAATCATTGTgacaacaaacaaaaaaaatattttcaaggcTTTCGACGTTGGAGCAGTTGAAGAACACACGGTTAAACCGATGGATCAACGCCATGCTCACAAACTCTTTTGTTTGCATGCTTTCCAAGGGGATGCAGCCCGAGATGTCTCCGAATATTTCGGCTTGTCTTTGGACATTGCCGAAGCTATTGGAGGGTTTCCTTCCGAAATTGTGCGTCAGGCTTCATCTTTACGCGAGGAAATGAATATGACTAGATGGAAAACTACCTTGGGCTTATTGCAAGAGAAGGCAAAGAGTAGGAAAAAGCCCCGCGCATTTCAAGTCAGTTACCGGGGAGGATCTGAGCGTGAAAGTTCCATTTAA